One Panicum virgatum strain AP13 chromosome 9K, P.virgatum_v5, whole genome shotgun sequence genomic region harbors:
- the LOC120646941 gene encoding uncharacterized protein LOC120646941 isoform X2, which translates to MARKSLGKSLLKGAQVRARAELSGETKGRKSNEMVDIALVLEKSGTAEKALHKVSEVNMLAEQCNEKKAASGGIVKFVTMVPRFKLRWGGKVYRVEFLLKRLKQIKLTMSGDL; encoded by the exons ATGGCTCG CAAAAGTCTAGGAAAATCCCTGCTTAAGGGTGCTCAGGTTAGGGCTCGTGCAGAGCTCTCTGGTGAGACAAAGGGGAGGAAGAGTAATGAGATGGTGGACATAGCTCTTGTCCTTGAGAAAAG TGGAACTGCTGAAAAAGCACTGCATAAGGTTTCTGAGGTCAACATGCTCGCAGAGCAATGCAATGAGAAAAAGGCAGCTTCTggaggaattgtaaagtttgtcaCAATGGTTCCACGCTTTAAACTTAG GTGGGGTGGCAAGGTTTACAGGGTTGAATTCCTGCTCAAGCGCCTCAAGCAGATCAAGCTCACCATGAGTGGAGACTTATGA
- the LOC120646941 gene encoding uncharacterized protein LOC120646941 isoform X1 — MARQQLGKTLLKSARFRDLVEQSGELKGKNSGEKSKSLGKSLLKGAQVRARAELSGETKGRKSNEMVDIALVLEKSGTAEKALHKVSEVNMLAEQCNEKKAASGGIVKFVTMVPRFKLRWGGKVYRVEFLLKRLKQIKLTMSGDL; from the exons ATGGCTCG CCAACAGCTAGGAAAAACCCTTCTTAAGAGTGCTAGGTTTAGGGATCTAGTGGAGCAGTCTGGTGAGTTGAAGGGGAAGAATAGTGGTGAGAAAAG CAAAAGTCTAGGAAAATCCCTGCTTAAGGGTGCTCAGGTTAGGGCTCGTGCAGAGCTCTCTGGTGAGACAAAGGGGAGGAAGAGTAATGAGATGGTGGACATAGCTCTTGTCCTTGAGAAAAG TGGAACTGCTGAAAAAGCACTGCATAAGGTTTCTGAGGTCAACATGCTCGCAGAGCAATGCAATGAGAAAAAGGCAGCTTCTggaggaattgtaaagtttgtcaCAATGGTTCCACGCTTTAAACTTAG GTGGGGTGGCAAGGTTTACAGGGTTGAATTCCTGCTCAAGCGCCTCAAGCAGATCAAGCTCACCATGAGTGGAGACTTATGA